TATTTCTTGTAGCAAAAATTGTAAGTGCCAGAGAAAATGTCACCACAAATAGTCCCCAAAAACATTGCTTCACCGCGAATTAACTCTGCTAAAAGCTGTGAGGTTGAGACAGAGAGCCAGATTATGAAGTTTGCAATAACTCATTAAAGACGCACCCAACTCCTAAACAGCCTAAATAGTATCAAAAGATTCAACCCAAAAAGCAGAAGAAATCGATGGATTACAAACGCTTCATATCAACTCATGCATCGTTGCCAGACACAATAGCAATCTCTCAGAGAGTACACGAGACTGTCCTGCGCTTTTTCTAGAGTGTGATTGAGCCTAGCCATCGCGTACTTCTAATCTACGCTAGCGAAGAAGTCCAGGAGCATAAAGCTTATCAAAATCAGTGGAAATTCCCAGAATCGACCGACCCCCGACACTGTCTTGCGCTTTCAATTCAGGAGGAGCAAAAAAGATTACGCATGCACAACGCTCGTAATAATCACAATCACAAACCAGAAGAATGAGAGAGTACCCTTGGGCTCGATTTAATTGCTGTTCCCTGCTCTGCCGATTCGAACTCTGCTAGTGATTGATGAAATGCAAGCGAGGGACGAAGGAAGCAAAAGAGTCTGAGACTTGCTGTGCCTTCTGCGCGACTGGCGGTTGGTAACCTATTTACCCCCGAAGTTACCGAGAGGGGCAAAAAAGGAATTTCAGTTTAGGTCGCACTCCGCGAGGCGACGGGGGTGGAGAGGATGGCGGTGAAGGCGGAAAGTTCCACGAAGGTGGAGAGGAGATGTCTGGTGTTCAGTCGGCGCAATCCCCTCCCATGAAGTGAGTCCTCCCTTATCTCTGGATCGTCACCTTTCCCGCACTTCCTTTTGATTCGTGCGAAGGCCGGGCTGAAATTGGATCAGGTAACCCTCCATACGTCTCGTTACTTGCGTAGTTGTCTCTCTGTCCGTGGCCGGTGTGATGTTCTTATGTCGATATCCAACAATTCTTGGCCGTTGTGATGATATTGCTGAAAGTTGTCCGCACGACTGTCGGTGGAATTTGCGGGGCGTTCATCCGACACACCCGCAAGGCGCGAGCCCTGTGAATGAAGTCGGATTGGTGAGATGAATGATGTCAAGCCACTCATTTGTTCGGTTGTGGTGAATGATCGAAATGAAAGTCCGGAACGGTGTGAACATAGAGATGCACATCTTGTTACTTGGGGATTGTGAAGGCTTCAAATGGTTTCGGTGCCAATACATACTCTTGGGAGAATGGTTTCTCTGTAGAAAAAGTGAACTTCGTTCATCAAGATGCTGAACACACGCACACACCCATACATACAAAATCTCGGTTCATGGGTTTGAGACAAGTCGGGCATAACTCGCTTCTACTAATGTCAAAAGCGACCATTGGCTGCCATTGTAGCAAAGTTCTCGCATGTTTGTTAGCTCTCTTGCATCATCTTgttatctttgaaattgattggattgttACATTTTGTTTGTAACATCACTTGTCGTTTATTTTATCTTGTAGACTGTGAAACTGTTCTATGAGATATCTTTCGATGATAGTGCATTTCATGTGAGATGATGAGTTTAGAGTTTGATTTAGATTATAGTCATGTACGCGCTCGGATTACTAGATTCTAAGATCCCGGTGTCGTCAATATGCAATTAGTCTCATGTCAATTTGCTGTTGGTTTAACTCTTAAACCGTAGACGTTGGGCGTTATATGGTCAGCACTTTATTGAGTGGTTAATCTCAACGTTGGAAGGCTTTACGGCTGTAAAGTTCCTCTGGGGACAAAAGGATTGGCGATCGtatcctttttctttcagtATTAATCCTACTTGTTGAACTTTAAATCGATTAAATGTTGGCGTGTCCTCATGAACTTGTAGAGAAGTAATATCTTGCTGAAATAAGATGGAAATAATTTACTAAAAGCGCACGAATTTGTCTAGTTAAAATATTAAGCTTAGTGAATGGATTTATGTTGCGAATTTTGGTCGGGACTGGTTGTGGTTCATGTATGCATGTTTGCAAAAGCCGGAAATATTGATTGGGGTGACTAGATCAAATTCACATTCAAGCAACCCTCGCTCATCATAATAATCTGGATCTCATCTCATAATCACACATATCTCCTTGAGGTGAAGTCTCACCCCGTTGAAGCTTCTTCCTCTCCATTGACATCTCCCGATGACATACACCTGACTCGATAGTTGCATTCGGGTATTTTTAGCTCAATATTATCTTTGACGGGCTTCAAAAGAGGGAGTATGTAAAGCTTAGATGTAGTTGACACCGATTGAGGGCCTGTTTTCATTGGCTTCAGATTAGATACCCATGCTTTCGAATTCGTAGTTCCAAGCGGGTGCGGAGGTAAATGAATTTCTCGGTAACACTTCAAAGAATTCACCAACTCTGTGTTGTAGCAATAGGATAGTCCTCATATCAAATCAGCACCAGAAGCTCCTCATAGTATTCATATCGGGAAAAGCGATGGTATCCCGGAATTATAGTATTCCTTTTACTCCCTCCATGTTAGATCTCATATCATCTCTCTCATGGGATTTGCTTGAAGAGAGTTGGTGAAGTATAgtagttgtttttctttttaagatttTCGGACATCGGAAAGTGAAGCAAGGCACAAGTTAActttaaaagttaatttttaaaagtgGGGCCACTTGATTATGTTTTATAACGGGTGGAGTGATTTGATGAACTTGCCAtttcagaaagagaaaaatttacgAAAGCTTCATAGAATGAAAGACTTAAGGAAAACTCTATACATAATTGCGGCAGATGGGTTATATGGTATAATTTGGTTTCCTGATCCATTGACTGAAGACTGGCCTACACTTTTTAGAATCTAATTGTAGATGTCATGCTAGTAATACTCGCTATTTTTGTTCTGTTAGCTTTTGTTTGGTAAGCTGCTGTATGTTATCGAGAAAAGATCTTTAATACTTTCTTAGGCATaatttatgtgaaaaaaaggttgaaatttaccctaaaaGCAGTCCAATCTTGGAAGAACTGAAAATCATTTCTGTCTACATAGTTTGGTCCAGATATTCAGATGAGCCGACTTATTTTTGTAGTGCTGATGACTGTTTACTGCAGGTGAGCTTGCTCGATTTCAGGTTGGAGTCACAATGGAAATCTCCCGATTAGATGCTTGGCATTCGAATAGAGATGGAAGCCCCAGCAGCATACATTGTCCGGGGCCTGTGTCGTAGGTGTTGTCTACCAGAAGTCATTCTGCGATGGATGCAGGTGGTGTTTTCTCCCAAAGAAGAAAtcccccctcttttcttttgacattttcAGCGTACACGCCAAAACGGATGTTCATAGCATCTCATCTGTCTTTCAATTTGTTGAACCATTCTCTATGCGATGCAGGTCTTGGTATCTGTAGCGGAGTCTGGTGGCCCTCCTGAAAGCCATGATGATCTGATTGAATTGATCACTTCGCCTGAAACAAGCTTACTTCATCTGTTTAGTCAGCAACACTTGCAGGTAATTTAAGTACTTGACACATGGGTCTTCATGTATCATGGGATACCAGGGACAGTCATTACGAGAGTACTACTCTCGTGCAAGTCCTGACTGCATTGCGCGTGAATTTTGTTGGCATAACAATGATTCACTACAGTCCTCTGGGTCCTCTCTGGTTTAAATTGTCTTTAATACTTTTAATTATGCACCCTGTGAACAAAGGACATCTTGATCGTACACCTTTATCGTGTCTAAAATGGATTGTGTTTTACTCTTTCATACTCTTCTTACAATGAGTAGTGTCCGACTTTTATGCATTTTGCCAACTCTTGTGGAATTATTCTAGTTACTTAAAGTTGCTGATGGTGTCTTGGTTTTTTCCAGGAATTTTTGTTCTTGCACAGAGAATGCTCCATATGCCGCATGGAGCAACAAGAAGTTGATAATTGGCTTCATAACAAGACACTTAAAGTTACTTCTCGATGAGAAATCATTCATTAGCCCTTCCTTTTCCTCTGTTTCGCGCGGCtgtcctctgtctctctcttcgctCGAGGGTTCGCTCGTCTGTCCTCTGTGCGAAGGTCGACTGCGAAGGGTTCGCTCCTCTGTCTTCGCTCAGAGGGTTTGTTTCTAACTCTTTGCTCGAAGGgttcacttctctctcttcgctcgTTCGCTTGTTTGCGAAGGTCGCCTCTTCGCTCGTCATCAAAAAGTTACGAgagcacctctctctcttcgctcgcTCTCTGTGCAAGTGACCCACTGCGAAGCTGAGTCTCCCAACCGCAAAGCTCGACTTCAATCTTCGGCAAGAGATTCCCAACTCAGATCTGCTGGAGGTTAGGGTTTTCTCCAATGTTATTTTTTACCCTGCCTTGGGATATAAATCTGTCATTATCCCAATTTTTGCCATTGCCATGAGCATTTTTGTGAGTTTCAGTTTTGCTGCCATGTATGGAATTGCTGTGGCTGCCCTTGGTATGCCTAGTACCATTACCACTAGATTGGCCATAGATGCATGCCACAATGCTAGAGGTATTGCTGAGATGGCTGGCATGACTCACAGAATTCGTGAGAGAACCGATGCCCTTGACGCTGCTGGTAATACAACTGCTGCCATTGGAAAGGTACAGACAATCCTCGCATATGAATATAGTAACAGACACTGTCTTGTTGTCCTTTTAGTAGCTTGTCTTGAAAAAATCCGTAACATAGCAGTGGAAACGTCAGTCtctgtgtagaaatttttttgtgagaccACGTTCATATCATCCAGTGTGCGCACATtggccaataattttttttttaccaacattCATGACTAAATATATAGGTGAATTATGCAAGTCCGTTTGGATTCTTGCTGGTGTGGCATGACGTTTGtctaaaatcacattttttttttccttgatgtgCTGCCTTTAATCTATCATTATTAATATTACCCCTGTTGTCAAATTCTACTTACCTGTTATTTGAATCTTATATTTGATAAGCTTTTCACTTTCTCCTGGTAGTAGGGATTCACTATTGGATCAGCTGCCCTGGTGTCTCTCGCTCTGTTTGGTGCATTTGTGAGTCATGCAGCAATTTCTACCGTTGATGTCCTGACACCAAAGGTCTTCATTGGTTTGCTCATGGGTGCCATGCTTCCTTACCGGTTCTCTGCTATGACCATGGAAAGTGTGGGAAGGGCAGCATTGAAGATGGTTGAGGAGGTCCGCAGGCAGTTTAACAGCATTCCAGGGCTCATGGAGGGTCATGCAAAGGCTAACTATGCTAGATGCATCAAAATTTCAACTGATGCATCTCTCAAGGAGATGATTCCACCTGGTGCTCTTGTTTCTGGTGTTCAGTTAATTCTTATGGAAATAAGATGCGTATCTGTTTTGATAGTTTACGTTGCTCAAGGTATAGCTCTTGATAGACTGCTTGTTCAGAAGATGTTGTAGTTTCTTCGTTGTTGAACAAAATCTGTAGGTAAACTAGGTTTGCTGATTAATGCTCTTATCATGATCTCTATGACAATGTTGGAGCTTCACATCGGTTTGTATCATTTGATTGTGGTTTTTTCCTTGATGAAAATTATTCGTTGGCCTTGGTTTTAAACAGATTGGAATTTCAACATCCCACACTGGGGGAGCATGGTGctccattttattttcccaTTGAGGCCGAACCAGGAGCCTTGccatactctctctctattctagggTCCGCTTGAAGATGCGCTAAACAAGCCCTAAGCAGCGGTCGGTCCTTGAGATACTTCAAAATGCTGATCGGACAATGCAAAGAATTACATTGAGATATGCAATTGCTCCAACTGTTCGAAAGTTAGCATATACTTGTATGTGGTTACTCAGTGACCTGCTAAGTAAAGTTGTGTGACTTCATagatctttttccttaataTCTTGAAATTCGCTTTCAGGCTGGTGCTTCGGAGCATGCGAGGACCCTTGGCCCTAAAGGATCGGAGCCTCACAAGACTACTCTTATTGGAGATACCATTGGCGATCCTCTGAAGGAAACTTCAGGCCCATCGCTCAACATCCTCATCAAGCTAATGGCAGT
This sequence is a window from Rhodamnia argentea isolate NSW1041297 chromosome 3, ASM2092103v1, whole genome shotgun sequence. Protein-coding genes within it:
- the LOC115729439 gene encoding pyrophosphate-energized vacuolar membrane proton pump-like; translated protein: MEQQEVDNWLHNKTLKLDFNLRQEIPNSDLLEVRVFSNVIFYPALGYKSVIIPIFAIAMSIFVSFSFAAMYGIAVAALGMPSTITTRLAIDACHNARGIAEMAGMTHRIRERTDALDAAGNTTAAIGKGFTIGSAALVSLALFGAFVSHAAISTVDVLTPKVFIGLLMGAMLPYRFSAMTMESVGRAALKMVEEVRRQFNSIPGLMEGHAKANYARCIKISTDASLKEMIPPGALVSGVQLILMEIRCVSVLIVYVAQGIALDRLLVQKML